CCCATAAACTCCAAAATTATATATCTTAAAGGAAATAACAGCATTGAGGTGTATTAAATGAAACTCAACCTATCATTGAGGATCACTTCTGAAAATGACAAGAACATTTTCAGGACCTTTGTCGTCGAAAAGAAATTGATGTGGGATACCAGCATTTCAGTGGATTCTCCAGCTGAAGATTCTTTTGAAGTTTTACTTACCGACAATGCAAATGAAGCCATCAATGCTGTACAGGACAAGCGCCCCCAAAGCGAAGTCATTTATATCGGCGACATGTCCGAGGTGCAAAACATCTACACCTCACTTCTTGACGTCTGGCCAAGGGCCGAATCAAGTTCCATTCGCAGGATACGCATAGAAAAATTACTCCAGAATTTGCAGACCCGCTTTGACGCCTACCATTACCAGAATCTACTCACGACAGCAATCGACAGCGTCCCAGACCTCGTGTGGTTCAAAGATAAGATCGGCGCCCACATGATGGTGAATAAAGAATTCTGCAACACAGTCCATAAGACAAAAGAAGATATTCGCGGTCGAGGGCACTATTATATTTGGAACATCTCCGAAGAGGAATACAAGAAGGGCGAATACGTCTGCATGGAATCTGAAGAAGAGACGATGTCTTCTGGCCATACCTGCATTTTCGACGAACCGCTCAAGACAAGCGAAGGCATGAAGCAGCTCAAGACCTACAAGACCCCGCTTTACGACATGTTCGGCAATATCGAAGGTACAGTCGGGATCGCGAAAGACGTCACCGACTTTGGCAACATGGGGCTTGAGCTTTCAATTCTCGTAGAGAACCTCCCTTTCCCGCTTATTCTTTGCGATACAAACAGGAAAGTTCTCAAGATGAACGATTCCTTTAAAAAGCTTATCGAATCGATCGACGGGACCTTCAAAAGCTTCCAATACCAAGAATGGCTACAGCACAACATGACTCCCATTGGGGAAGAAGATGTTGATTTGGAAGGCAAGTCTAGAAAGAGAGAATATGAAATAAATCTCGCCGGACAAACGCGCTATTTTAAAGTCATCGAACAGGAAATCATTGACTACTTCAAGAATACATCTGGCTACTTCGTGATTTTCAATGACGTGACAATGGTACGCGAATATGAAAAGATGATTCTGAACGAAGCGAACACCGACGCCCTAACAGAGCTTTACAACAGGCGTTATTTCGAGGACTTCATCCACAACAACGCCAAAAAATCCATGACGCTCATTTACATGGACCTCGACCGCTTCAAGGAAATCAACGATAATTTCGGGCACAAGCGCGGCGACCAGATTTTGAAGGGTTCGGCAAAGTTCATCCAGGAAACATTCCCCGACGGAATTGTCGCACGCCTGGGCGGCGATGAATTTACAGTCATCTTAGAAAAAGAAATCACCGAAGAAGAAATCAAAATACGATGCGAAGAGCTGAACAAAAAGATTTGCACACTCATTCGAGCAAGCGATTTACGCATATCCATCAGCTACGGCATTTCTTCAACAGACGGCAGTCGCAACACGGATGAGCTTTTGCGCGAAGCGGATAAACGCATGTACAAAAACAAGCGGGCAAAGCAGGGATATAAATAAAAGGGGCATCGCCCCTTTTATTTATCAGTCGTTATATCTCATATTCGTTATGTCCGATATGGTAACGATGTATTTTTGAGAGCCTTCGTAAAGTACTCGTCCACGAACAAATTTAATCTGCCCATTCTCGAGCTTTAGCGATTTGCCATACGGTTCTCCCGAAGCACTATACAGCTTTGCACGTTCCAAGAATTCTTCCGCAGAGCAAAGCGGTATCTGGAAAAGCTTACAAAGGTTGTCCATAGAATTCGTAATCGTTCTCTGGACATACATAGGTTTTCCATCAACACAGGAAAGGCTCAATATTCTATCGTAATTGCCATCGATATAGATAATCTGGTCATACAGATTCAAAACAACAGCATCCGTCAATTCCTTATAGGCTTCGACATCGGTATCGTTTTCATTCTGGAGTTTCAGAATGACATCGCCTGTATCTGGATCTGCCATCATATCAAACGTGGACTTGATGGAGAACCATCCATTTTTAAAATTATAGCTCAAATTGAGCGGCGGAACAGGCCGCTTATTCACATAGTCAAGAATCAATTTTTCACGAGTGTAATCTGACACCTTTTGGACATTTACACAATCCTTTGACATAAGCCCTGTCAAATAATTGTAATGGACATCGTAAGTATAATTACCAGAAAAGCCTTCCGGAATATACGTTATGCCTTCCATTCTCAACACTGGAGAATTCTTCGTGAGGTTCCAGAACAGGAATGCCTTGTAACCCGGTTCATAAGACTTGGTATGCGAAGCTTCACCAGAAGACATGAACAATTTGAAAGCATTCTTTCGGCCAAAATAATTCTTTAGGGCCATATCGTCTTCGGAGACAAATACTGATAAAATACGTCCATACGGAGTATCTCTATAGAATCTGCCCACATGATAAATCCGCTTAACAACACCTTTCTTCGTCTTAATACGATATGTTGTCTGAGTCGGCATAGAGCTACCACTGCGGAAAAGCGTTTCAAGCTTTTCATCGACTCGCGCATAGTCTTCAGGGAGAACTGCACCTTCAAATTTATGCCCTGTCAACGCACGGAAATCATCCTCGTTATCGCAATCAAAAATTTCGAGCGCCTGCCCATTGACATAAAGAATGTCTCCGCTTACGGCTTCCAAAAGAACAACTCCGCCAGGAACATATTCCATATAGTTCAAAGCAAGCTGGTGGAGCAGCTCTGTATTCTTGATGGCACCATCAATTTTAGACTTGACCTGCTCCTTGTTTTTTATAGGCGTATGAATAAACTGATAAGCACCCAAACGGACACTTTCTTTCGCCAGTTCCATATTATCCGTCATCACCACAAACGGCATCTGGAATTCTCGCTTCTCGCCTCTAAATTTTTGAATAATCTTGAAGCCATCAATTTTCGGAAGAGCGGCATCAATCAGGGCAAGCGAGATTTTGTTACCGTACTCCAGCAAAATATTGAGGACCTGTTCACCATCATTAGCCAGCATCACGTTGTAATCCGGCCTCAAGATTTCTTCTAGGAATGCCCGATCTTGCGAGTTCACCGTTGCAAGCAAAATATTCTTCGCCTCGGCAGGGAACCTCACCATTTTTTGCGATGACGAAGCACTTTCAACAGCGCTCACATGCGTATTGCGGAACGTCAAATCATAAATATGGCAACCGTTAATATCGGCAATCAAACGCCCTCCCAAGAACACATAGGTTCCATGGCTAGCATAAGTCGTCTGTAACGGGGCCTTATACGCAGCGTGTTCAGCCTCGCGTAATTTTTCATAAACTGGATTACCAGGATCATTACAAGCAACCTCAACATCCTTAAAACTTGTAAATCCTAGACTCAGGAGTTGTTCTTCGTACTGCTGGTTTACAAACAGGAACTTAAACTTTCCATCTTCATAAGACATGATTGCCTTGGGAGTATCAACCAGATAATCGAGGCGCCCAAGCCTTGAATACACATGGCGAGCCTTCGGGTCTTCAATAGGCATTCCTATAGAAGTCATGTGTTTAAGCGTATCCTTCAAAGGCATCGGTTTTCCGTAATAGTACCCTTGAACCTTTTCGCAGCCAATGCCCTTCAAAAAGTCCATCTGTTCCTTAGTCTCAACACCTTCAGCAAGAGTCTTAAGGCCCAAATTTTTCGCCATACGAACTGTCGAACGGATAATGGTACGGGAAGTCTCGTTAAAATTCGCCAGGAACGCCATATCAATTTTCAGTTCATCAAACTTATAATCCTTCAGCGTATTTAGAGAAGAATAGCCGCTACCAAAGTCATCCATCCAGACTTCATAACCAGCAAGACGGAATCGTTCAATTTCGTTTCGGACATAAGAATCCGACGCAATGATACTTTCCGTAATCTCGACACGAATATAGTCACGATCAATTTTATATTTTTCGAGCGCTTCTTCAACAACTTCGAAGATATTGCAGCCAATAAAATCTAGACGCGAAAGGTTAAACGAAACCGGGACAACCTGATTTCCGCTATCGATTTCCTCTCGCATTTCCTTACAGACTATATTGATTACTTGGCTATCTAGCTTATGGATTTGTCCCGATTCTTCAAGAGCGCCGATAAAGACAGCAGGATTCAAGAAACCATATTGCGGGTCAATCCAGCGAGCAAGAGCTTCCATACCGCAGAATGTTTCCGTAATTGTACGGACAACCGGCTGATAAAAAACTTTGATGTAGCCATTTTTTATAGCTTCGTCAATGTGGTTCACAACGTAATTCTGCAAGAATAGCGCCTTGCGCAGATCTTCGTCATAATAACGAATAAATCCGTCACTAGCCTTCTTTTTGACTTTACATGCAATTTTTGCCTTTTCGCAGACATCAAGCATCGCCTCAAATTCATCGACTTTACAAATGCCGACGTTGACATCCATCGAAATTTTAGAAATGGTACTCTTGACAAACCTTCGAATTTCATTCAGTTTGCCTTCAACATTCACCATGTCCGCAACAATCGTAAAGTGATCATTGGATTGACGGCAAATCAAATTTTTCGGGAATAATTTTTTTAGGAATGCCGCGAAATGAAGCAGGAACTCGTTCCCCTTACTGTAGCCGTTGGCATTATTATAAAGCTTCATCCCGACGATGTCAAAGTAGATAACCGACGGTATACCGCCAGCATTTCTAATATCGTCCGCATAGTTTTCACCGCGCATGCGACAGTACTCCATGTTCGGGAGTCCTGTCAAAAGGTCGAAATAACGGTCCGTCCTTTCACTTATGCGATGGAAAATAGCATCCACACCATGCCATTTGATCAATGAAGCTTTTAAAATAAGGTCCCCGCCCGTACGCGAATTCGGCACAAGGACTTCGCCTCTTTCAAGAACCTCGTCAAGAGTAATCAGTTGCGGTTCTTTCGGATCAAAAAAGTATTCTTCAAAAGTGATTCCCGAATTAAAGGGCTTTACCGGCGTCCAGATTCTCTCTACAGAAGCGCTGATCATGTAGATTTCGTGAGTCTTTGCATCGACAATGACAAAAGGCTCGACAGTATCACTATTTAAAAATTCAATCAGGCTCTTATCAAATTCGAGACGCTTTTCCCTGTTCTGTTCCAGCGCCTCGGTCACATCGTCATAAACGACAACCGTATATTCCGTAGAATCATCCAAAAAATGGTGATAGCCTACGGAATGGATGGTACGGTATTCCTCTTTCCCATACAGTTTTTGACGGTAAATAACCTCGTAACGCCCGTCCTTTGATTTTGCAAATTCTTTGGCCTTGTTCGCTACATATACAATATCTTCATGATGAACATCCTTATACATGTCCGTATCAAGAAAATGCATCAAATCTTCACGTGTACAGCCAGGCTTCTGCCAGCGAACAAGTCCATTAGAGACGAGAATAGTTTCAAGATGTCCATTTGCAAACCGATAGACCGCAAGCGGAATATCGGAATTTTCCAATTCCTTCTTTATCCCCTCTGGAATGATATTTTTTTTCTGCTCAGACATAGCCACACATCCTCTACAAAAAGGGGAGCGAATGAATCTTACAGTAAAAAAATCAATGCTCCCCTTAAAAAAATAGCTTCTAATGTTTAAAATAATTTAATATTTCAAACTTCGCAAGTTTTTTAACATATTTTTATAATGTTTTTGATAAGAAATGTGATTTTCTTTACTTTTTATGGCCGCATAAAAAACTACGCAAATACTTTGCTTCCCGCTTCAACAGCATCCGCAATGTCCATACCCACGTAATCCTGGGCGCTAAACCAGCGACCGCTCTTCTTGTCGTCTAGAAGCACACTCACAAGAGCGCCCGGCACAACGCTTTCGGGAGCATTCGGGGCGTTCGGGCCACCAAGATCCGTGCGCAGCCACCCCGGATCCATGACGTTCATCATCACGTCAGTGCCGTTCAGCTTGCAGGCGAAATCCTTCACGAACTTCGTAAGGGCAGCCTTCGCGCAGGCGTAAGCGGCCAGCTCCGGCTCATTGGCGATTCCGCTCGTGGTGAGCTGCATGCGGCCAAAACCACGCTTGATCATGCCCGGCAAAAAGTGGTAGGCAATTTTCATCGGAGCAAAGAAGTTTACAGCCATTGCCTGACGGAAATCTTCCATCGTATTCGTCGTGTAATCGGCAAAATAGTGGCTCATAAGGCCCGCATTGTTGAACACGAGGTCCACCTGGACGCCAAAGGAATCGATTTCATCAAGGGCTGCGTCAATTTCGGCTTCATTTTCGAGGTTGCAGCCCACGGCCTTCACTTGAACACCATACGGAGCAAGTTCGTTAATGACCTTTTCGGCATGGCTCTTGTCGCGGCCCTGCAAAATAAGATTTGCACCGAGTTTTGCCATTTCAATCGCAATGAGGCGGCCAACACCACGGCAACCTCCCGTCACCAAACACCACTTCCCTTTGACGTCAATCATTCGTATCCCTTTGCGCAATGCGCGATAAATTTACCCTTACGAAAAATAATCAATCTTTTTCAAAACAGGCGCCAAAACGAAAGACGATTCTGTATACAAATGTAAAGACTTATCACACGCCCTTTAAATTTACACCAATTTGATTTTAAACAACAAAATTTTGAGTCAATAAATTAATAGACATTTTATGACAATAAATAAGAAATAAAATCCAAAATATCAAAGTTTTACGTCATTTTGCAAACTAAAGCATGCACTTAACATTTCCAAATTTTCATAAAATTATGCTCCAATGAATTACGAAACACTCCTATTACACGAAGCCATCAGGCTCCTCCTTATTTCGATTAGGCAACAGCGTCAACACACGCAGCAGTCCCTATCCATCGAATCAGGAATTTCAAGACAATTCATATCGCAAATGGAATGCGGGAAACGCGTTCCCTCAATAGACACGCTCTCCCAGCTCGCCATAGCTCTCAAAACAAGCATCAGTTCCCTTTCCGTAGAACTTGACCGCATATACCAGCATCTTTTTTGGCAAAAACACCCAAAACAAGCCGGGAAAAACGACGACGAGCCGCTCCAGAATGTCGCTGAAAATGATTTACCTCGCTTAGAGTACATACGCAAGGCCAAGGGATTACGCAAGCCCTAGCCCTTAACAAGAAGCTTAAAATTTTCTATCTTTACAGGATATGGAATGGCAGCGCAATATAAAAACTTTGACAACCGACGAGCTCAAAGCTTGGCTTCGGGATGTTGACGAAAAGCCCTACCGCGCCGACCAGATTCAAAAATGGCTATTCTGCCAGCAGGTGCGTTCTTACGACGAGATGGTGAACATCTCCCCTGCCCTCCGCGAAAAAATGGCAAAACAGTTCACGCTTTGCGGTCTCAAGGAAGACCAGCGTTCTGTTTCTGTCGATGGAACGGTAAAGTGGCTTTTCCAGACCGAAGACGGTCACCATATTGAAACCGTGATGATCCCGGCAAACGGTCGCTATTCCGTTTGCGTCTCGACCCAGGTCGGCTGCGCCATGAACTGCGCTTTCTGCCGCACCGCAAAAATGGGCTTCACGCGTAACCTCGAAGCAGGCGAAATTCTCGAAGAAATCATCAACGTCAACTGGTACTTGAAGGACAACGGCTTCATGAACGAAGAAGGCGGAGTCGCCCAGGTGACGAACATTATCTTCATGGGCATGGGCGAACCGCTCAACAACCTCGAGAACGTCCACCGCGTCTGCTGCACACTGCACAACCAGAAACTTTTCAACATGGGCGCAAAGCGCATGACCGTGAGCACTTCGGGAGTCGTCCCGAAGATCAAGGAACTCGTGGACCGCAACACGCCCTGCTGCCTCGCCGTGAGCCTCAACAGCACGAACAACGAATACCGTTCGTCCGTGATGCCGGTGAACAAGACCTGGCCTATCGAGAAACTTTTGGAAGCGGTTGACGAATACATCCGCCGCACCGACAACTATGTGACGTTCGAGTTCGTGCTCATCCAGAACATCACCTGCACACCCAAGGCAGCAAAAGAGCTCATCCGCATTTGCGCTCCGCGTCGCGTGAAGGTGAATGCCATCGTGCTTAACGACGGCGACGACCCGACGCTCCACGCCCCCACCCCCGAAGAGGTGGAAGATTTCCTCGCCGCCGTGCGAGCTGCTGAAATTCAAATAACGATCCGCAATCCACGCGGTAGGGACATCCTTGCTGCGTGTGGACAATTAGCGTACAAAAAGGAAGGTAAAGAATGTTAACGCAAAACCTCCCGGAATTCTGGGACAATCTCTATGCCGAAGGCAAGGACTACTGGAATTTCAAGAAGGCGACTCCGGCCCTGCTTGAGTTTTTCAAGCACCCCTCCTGCCCCGCAACCGGCTCTGTGCTGATTCCAGGCGCCGGGTTCGGCTATGATGCCGAGGCATGGGCTTTGCGTGGACATGATGTTTTGGCAGTCGACTTTGCTCCGACCGCCGTTGATGAACTGGACCACTTGAGCCGCAAGCACAAGAACTTGCGCTCCCTCGACCTCGACTTGTTCACCCTTTCTCCGAAGGATGCCAAGCGCGGTGGCCAGCAGTTCGATATCATTTATGACTACGGCACGTTCTCGGCAATCCATCCGGGCCGCCGCGACGAATTCTTCGAAGTCTGCTACAAGATGATGAAGGACGACGGCGTGTTCATCTGCCTCATGTACCCGCTCATGAACGGCAAGACCATGCAGGGTCCTCCGCACTGCATGAGCGAAGGCGAACTCTTGGCTCGTCTGGACGGCGTGTTTGACATTGTCGAACGCATCAAGCCCACGAACAGCATTCCGGGCCGCGAAGGCAAGGAAGAATTCTGGCTCCTG
This is a stretch of genomic DNA from Fibrobacter sp. UWB4. It encodes these proteins:
- a CDS encoding sensor domain-containing diguanylate cyclase, with the protein product MKLNLSLRITSENDKNIFRTFVVEKKLMWDTSISVDSPAEDSFEVLLTDNANEAINAVQDKRPQSEVIYIGDMSEVQNIYTSLLDVWPRAESSSIRRIRIEKLLQNLQTRFDAYHYQNLLTTAIDSVPDLVWFKDKIGAHMMVNKEFCNTVHKTKEDIRGRGHYYIWNISEEEYKKGEYVCMESEEETMSSGHTCIFDEPLKTSEGMKQLKTYKTPLYDMFGNIEGTVGIAKDVTDFGNMGLELSILVENLPFPLILCDTNRKVLKMNDSFKKLIESIDGTFKSFQYQEWLQHNMTPIGEEDVDLEGKSRKREYEINLAGQTRYFKVIEQEIIDYFKNTSGYFVIFNDVTMVREYEKMILNEANTDALTELYNRRYFEDFIHNNAKKSMTLIYMDLDRFKEINDNFGHKRGDQILKGSAKFIQETFPDGIVARLGGDEFTVILEKEITEEEIKIRCEELNKKICTLIRASDLRISISYGISSTDGSRNTDELLREADKRMYKNKRAKQGYK
- a CDS encoding EAL domain-containing protein, giving the protein MSEQKKNIIPEGIKKELENSDIPLAVYRFANGHLETILVSNGLVRWQKPGCTREDLMHFLDTDMYKDVHHEDIVYVANKAKEFAKSKDGRYEVIYRQKLYGKEEYRTIHSVGYHHFLDDSTEYTVVVYDDVTEALEQNREKRLEFDKSLIEFLNSDTVEPFVIVDAKTHEIYMISASVERIWTPVKPFNSGITFEEYFFDPKEPQLITLDEVLERGEVLVPNSRTGGDLILKASLIKWHGVDAIFHRISERTDRYFDLLTGLPNMEYCRMRGENYADDIRNAGGIPSVIYFDIVGMKLYNNANGYSKGNEFLLHFAAFLKKLFPKNLICRQSNDHFTIVADMVNVEGKLNEIRRFVKSTISKISMDVNVGICKVDEFEAMLDVCEKAKIACKVKKKASDGFIRYYDEDLRKALFLQNYVVNHIDEAIKNGYIKVFYQPVVRTITETFCGMEALARWIDPQYGFLNPAVFIGALEESGQIHKLDSQVINIVCKEMREEIDSGNQVVPVSFNLSRLDFIGCNIFEVVEEALEKYKIDRDYIRVEITESIIASDSYVRNEIERFRLAGYEVWMDDFGSGYSSLNTLKDYKFDELKIDMAFLANFNETSRTIIRSTVRMAKNLGLKTLAEGVETKEQMDFLKGIGCEKVQGYYYGKPMPLKDTLKHMTSIGMPIEDPKARHVYSRLGRLDYLVDTPKAIMSYEDGKFKFLFVNQQYEEQLLSLGFTSFKDVEVACNDPGNPVYEKLREAEHAAYKAPLQTTYASHGTYVFLGGRLIADINGCHIYDLTFRNTHVSAVESASSSQKMVRFPAEAKNILLATVNSQDRAFLEEILRPDYNVMLANDGEQVLNILLEYGNKISLALIDAALPKIDGFKIIQKFRGEKREFQMPFVVMTDNMELAKESVRLGAYQFIHTPIKNKEQVKSKIDGAIKNTELLHQLALNYMEYVPGGVVLLEAVSGDILYVNGQALEIFDCDNEDDFRALTGHKFEGAVLPEDYARVDEKLETLFRSGSSMPTQTTYRIKTKKGVVKRIYHVGRFYRDTPYGRILSVFVSEDDMALKNYFGRKNAFKLFMSSGEASHTKSYEPGYKAFLFWNLTKNSPVLRMEGITYIPEGFSGNYTYDVHYNYLTGLMSKDCVNVQKVSDYTREKLILDYVNKRPVPPLNLSYNFKNGWFSIKSTFDMMADPDTGDVILKLQNENDTDVEAYKELTDAVVLNLYDQIIYIDGNYDRILSLSCVDGKPMYVQRTITNSMDNLCKLFQIPLCSAEEFLERAKLYSASGEPYGKSLKLENGQIKFVRGRVLYEGSQKYIVTISDITNMRYND
- a CDS encoding SDR family oxidoreductase, with amino-acid sequence MIDVKGKWCLVTGGCRGVGRLIAIEMAKLGANLILQGRDKSHAEKVINELAPYGVQVKAVGCNLENEAEIDAALDEIDSFGVQVDLVFNNAGLMSHYFADYTTNTMEDFRQAMAVNFFAPMKIAYHFLPGMIKRGFGRMQLTTSGIANEPELAAYACAKAALTKFVKDFACKLNGTDVMMNVMDPGWLRTDLGGPNAPNAPESVVPGALVSVLLDDKKSGRWFSAQDYVGMDIADAVEAGSKVFA
- a CDS encoding helix-turn-helix domain-containing protein, coding for MNYETLLLHEAIRLLLISIRQQRQHTQQSLSIESGISRQFISQMECGKRVPSIDTLSQLAIALKTSISSLSVELDRIYQHLFWQKHPKQAGKNDDEPLQNVAENDLPRLEYIRKAKGLRKP
- the rlmN gene encoding 23S rRNA (adenine(2503)-C(2))-methyltransferase RlmN — its product is MEWQRNIKTLTTDELKAWLRDVDEKPYRADQIQKWLFCQQVRSYDEMVNISPALREKMAKQFTLCGLKEDQRSVSVDGTVKWLFQTEDGHHIETVMIPANGRYSVCVSTQVGCAMNCAFCRTAKMGFTRNLEAGEILEEIINVNWYLKDNGFMNEEGGVAQVTNIIFMGMGEPLNNLENVHRVCCTLHNQKLFNMGAKRMTVSTSGVVPKIKELVDRNTPCCLAVSLNSTNNEYRSSVMPVNKTWPIEKLLEAVDEYIRRTDNYVTFEFVLIQNITCTPKAAKELIRICAPRRVKVNAIVLNDGDDPTLHAPTPEEVEDFLAAVRAAEIQITIRNPRGRDILAACGQLAYKKEGKEC
- a CDS encoding methyltransferase: MLTQNLPEFWDNLYAEGKDYWNFKKATPALLEFFKHPSCPATGSVLIPGAGFGYDAEAWALRGHDVLAVDFAPTAVDELDHLSRKHKNLRSLDLDLFTLSPKDAKRGGQQFDIIYDYGTFSAIHPGRRDEFFEVCYKMMKDDGVFICLMYPLMNGKTMQGPPHCMSEGELLARLDGVFDIVERIKPTNSIPGREGKEEFWLLKKCL